One window of Elaeis guineensis isolate ETL-2024a chromosome 11, EG11, whole genome shotgun sequence genomic DNA carries:
- the LOC140852662 gene encoding thaumatin-like protein 1b — MTNASLLFFIFFAALLVHGGFSTTFTFQNNCSNTVWPGIQNQPNVPAFQLTGFELAPSASNSITAPTNWAGRMWGRTGCSTDASGRFTCQTGDCGTGQVACNGNAGAPPASLLEFTLQGDGGKDFYDVSLVDGFNLPVSIAPQGVSGCTTTSCSANINSQCPAVLQLTVSGAIVGCKSACLAFNQDQYCCTGPYNSPQTCKPTIYSEFFKSECPQAYSYAFDDSSSTFTCTGANYLITFCPSEVLVSHKIIVFCTLTIM, encoded by the exons ATGACCAACGCATCGcttctcttctttattttcttcgcTGCCCTCCTCGTCCATG GTGGGTTTTCAACTACGTTCACCTTCCAGAACAACTGCTCCAACACGGTCTGGCCTGGCATACAGAACCAACCTAATGTCCCTGCATTCCAGCTGACGGGCTTCGAGCTCGCCCCCTCGGCCTCCAACTCGATAACCGCCCCAACCAATTGGGCCGGCCGGATGTGGGGCCGGACCGGCTGCTCCACCGACGCGTCGGGGAGATTTACATGCCAGACCGGTGACTGCGGCACCGGGCAGGTCGCATGCAACGGCAACGCCGGCGCCCCACCCGCCTCGCTCCTCGAGTTCACCCTGCAGGGCGATGGCGGCAAGGATTTCTACGACGTGAGCTTGGTCGATGGCTTCAACTTGCCGGTCTCCATCGCTCCACAGGGTGTCTCGGGTTGCACCACCACATCATGCTCGGCGAACATCAACTCCCAGTGCCCGGCAGTGCTGCAGCTGACGGTATCCGGTGCCATCGTTGGCTGCAAGAGCGCTTGCCTGGCTTTTAACCAGGACCAGTATTGCTGCACTGGACCCTATAACAGTCCGCAAACATGCAAGCCGACGATCTATTCCGAGTTCTTCAAGAGCGAGTGTCCTCAAGCTTACAGTTATGCTTTTGATGATAGCAGCAGCACCTTTACTTGCACTGGGGCTAATTACCTCATTACCTTCTGTCCTTCAGAAGTTTTGGTATCTCACAAAATCATTGTTTTCTGCACTCTAACAATAATGTAA